In Sporichthya polymorpha DSM 43042, a genomic segment contains:
- a CDS encoding prephenate dehydratase: MSSPSPGRSPGRIAYQGEPGSNSQLACAQAWPDHPTVPLPTFEDVFAAVVDGEVERALIPIENSVAGRVADIHHLLPTSGLHIVGEHFLPIHFHLMVLPGAPVEKLRTAHSHAHALGQCRKAIRRLGLRPVVAGDTAGAAREIAEAGDPTAAALSPEPAAELYGLEIAERNVEDEAHNATRFVMLAREPADVLPDAPDVVTAFVFRVRNLPAALYKALGGFATNGVNMTKLESYMVDGQFAATQFYAEVDGHPASPGLARALEELTFFAAELKMLGTFSGSPLRHEFVNAGD; encoded by the coding sequence GTGAGTTCACCGTCTCCCGGTCGATCCCCCGGCCGGATCGCCTACCAGGGTGAGCCCGGCTCCAACTCGCAGCTGGCGTGCGCTCAGGCGTGGCCGGACCACCCGACCGTGCCGCTGCCGACCTTCGAGGACGTCTTCGCCGCCGTGGTCGACGGTGAGGTCGAGCGCGCGCTGATCCCCATCGAGAACTCCGTGGCCGGTCGCGTGGCCGACATCCACCACCTGCTGCCCACGTCCGGGCTGCACATCGTCGGCGAGCACTTCCTGCCGATCCACTTCCACCTGATGGTGCTGCCCGGCGCCCCGGTGGAGAAGCTGCGCACCGCGCACAGCCACGCTCACGCGCTCGGCCAGTGCCGCAAGGCGATCCGCCGCCTCGGGCTGCGTCCGGTCGTCGCCGGCGACACCGCCGGCGCGGCGCGCGAGATCGCGGAGGCGGGCGACCCGACCGCGGCCGCCCTCTCCCCCGAGCCGGCCGCGGAGCTCTACGGGCTCGAGATCGCCGAGCGCAACGTCGAGGACGAGGCGCACAACGCGACCCGGTTCGTCATGCTCGCCCGCGAGCCCGCCGACGTCCTCCCGGACGCTCCGGACGTCGTGACCGCGTTCGTCTTCCGCGTCCGCAACCTGCCGGCCGCGCTCTACAAGGCGCTCGGCGGGTTCGCCACCAACGGCGTGAACATGACCAAGCTCGAGTCGTACATGGTCGACGGGCAGTTCGCGGCGACCCAGTTCTACGCCGAGGTGGACGGCCACCCCGCCTCCCCCGGCCTGGCCCGGGCACTCGAGGAGCTGACCTTCTTCGCGGCCGAGCTCAAGATGCTCGGCACGTTCTCCGGCTCGCCGCTCCGGCACGAGTTCGTCAACGCCGGTGACTGA